From Camelina sativa cultivar DH55 chromosome 20, Cs, whole genome shotgun sequence, the proteins below share one genomic window:
- the LOC104771137 gene encoding glutamate--tRNA ligase, cytoplasmic — protein sequence MDGVKLSFPPESPPLSVIVALSLSASPVTVDSSAAAATVASFVFSDGRKLSGTTVLLRYVGRSANKLPGFYGNDAFDSSQIDEWVDYASVFSSGSEFENACGRVDKYLETRTFLVAHSLSIADVAIWSALAGTGQRWESLRKSKKYQSLVRWFNSILDEYSELLNKVLATYVKKGSGKPVAAPKSKDSQQATKADAQDKGKPEVDLPEAEIGKVRLRFAPEPSGYLHIGHAKAALLNKYFAERYQGEVIVRFDDTNPAKESNEFVDNLVKDIGTLGIKYEKVTYTSDYFPELMEMAEKLMREGKAYVDDTPREDMQKERMDGIDSKCRNHSVDENLKLWKEMIKGSERGVKCCVRGKFNMQDPNKAMRDPVYYRCNPTSHHRIGDKYKIYPTYDFACPFVDSLEGITHALRSSEYHDRNAQYFKVLEDMGMRQVQLYEFSRLNLVFTLLSKRKLLWFVQEKLVDGWDDPRFPTVQGIVRRGLKIEALIQFILEQGASKNLNLMEWDKLWSINKRIIDPVCPRHTAVIAERRVLFT from the exons ATGGATGGGGTGAAGCTTTCGTTCCCACCGGAAAGTCCGCCACTTTCGGTTAttgttgctctctctctctcagcctCTCCGGTAACTGTTGATTCCTCCGCCGCCGCAGCCACCGTCGCTTCTTTCGTCTTCTCCGACGG GAGGAAACTGAGTGGAACCACTGTTCTTCTTCGATATGTTGGTCGATCAGCTAACAAGCTTCCTGGTTTCTACGGCAACGATGCTTTTGATTCTTCCCAG ATTGATGAGTGGGTAGATTACGCTTCTGTCTTCTCCTCTGGTTCTGAGTTTGAGAATGCTTGTGGTCGTGTTGATAAGTATCTTGAGACTCGCACGTTTCTTGTTGCCCATTCTCTTTCCATTGCGGATGTTGCTATTTGGTCAGCTCTTGcag GAACTGGCCAAAGATGGGAAAGTTTGAGGAAATCGAAAAAGTATCAGAGTTTGGTTAGATGGTTCAATTCGATTTTAGATGAGTACAGCGAGCTGCTTAACAAGGTTTTAGCAACATATGTGAAGAAGGGCTCAGGGAAGCCTGTGGCTGCACCAAAGTCTAAAGACAGCCAACAAGCTACGAAAGCAGATGCACAGGACAAAGGCAAACCTGAAGTGGACTTGCCGGAAGCAGAGATTGGAAAGGTTCGACTTCGGTTTGCTCCTGAGCCAAGTGGTTACCTTCACATTGGACATGCCAAGGCTGCGTTGCTCAACAAGTATTTCGCTGAGCGTTACCAAGGGGAAGTGATTGTGCGTTTTGATGATACTAACCCTGCTAAGGAAAGCAATGAGTTTGTGGATAATCTCGTGAAAGATATTGGGACATTGGGGATCAAGTACGAGAAAGTGACATACACTTCTGACTACTTTCCTGAACTGATGGAAATGGCGGAAAAACTTATGCGTGAGGGCAAGGCATATGTTGACGACACGCCGAGGGAGGATATGCAGAAAGAGAGGATGGATGGAATTGATTCGAAATGCAGGAATCATAGCGTCGATGAGAATTTGAAGCTATGGAAGGAAATGATTAAGGGAAGTGAGAGAGGCGTAAAGTGCTGCGTTCGCGGGAAATTCAACATGCAAGATCCCAACAAAGCCATGCGCGACCCGGTTTATTACCGATGCAATCCTACGTCTCACCACCGTATCGGGGATAAGTATAAGATATATCCAACATATGACTTTGCTTGCCCGTTTGTGGATTCCCTTGAAGGTATAACGCATGCCCTTCGGTCTAGTGAGTATCATGACCGGAATGCTCAGTACTTTAAAGTTCTGGAGGACATGGGAATGCGACAGGTTCAGCTTTATGAGTTCAGCCGGTTAAATCTCGTTTTTACACTTCTCAGTAAGCGCAAGCTTCTCTGGTTTGTCCAGGAGAAGTTGGTTGATGGGTGGGATGATCCACGCTTCCCGACAGTCCAAGGAATTGTTCGTAGAGGTTTGAAAATTGAGGCTCTGATTCAGTTCATTCTAGAGCAG GGGGCTTCAAAGAATCTAAATTTGATGGAATGGGACAAACTTTGGTCtattaataagagaataattGATCCTGTGTGCCCTAGACACACGGCTGTGATTGCAGAGCGTCGTGTACTATTTACC